A genomic segment from Desulfurispirillum indicum S5 encodes:
- a CDS encoding TraU family protein, which produces MIRLIIAITISLATAHSSPAKCTGSFLNPISEIAWQNVFPVKIATATIIASPEDSSDIAIDTSYAPVCTCPAPPPLMMRVGVPIGYYEPSHLLETVKDPFCFPSLGTSAPISSYRGKLAGTHETEETDDIGYGATSAQAHYLIFPVWEMMDMFIDILCKTVGTGMDIGYLTEVDPFWNEDKMSVLMRPETILFANPLAQISCLADSIAANLGRPLDPMFWCMGSWGATYPMTSVISNPDSTAGNAALAGRLIANLSRHGMINDGNVYLCADMPTPIWIKSNYRLTISRPQKSNMAIPIGRSTLIWGHFKNPGIPGASRGPDNFIWPLFSRQSCCASY; this is translated from the coding sequence ATGATCAGACTCATTATTGCAATTACCATCAGCCTTGCCACGGCCCATTCATCCCCAGCGAAATGCACTGGCTCATTCCTCAACCCGATCTCAGAAATAGCCTGGCAGAACGTATTTCCTGTGAAAATTGCTACGGCCACTATCATAGCCAGTCCGGAGGACAGCTCTGATATAGCCATTGACACAAGCTATGCGCCAGTATGCACCTGCCCAGCGCCACCACCTCTCATGATGAGAGTTGGTGTACCTATTGGTTATTACGAACCGTCCCATCTGCTTGAGACAGTTAAAGACCCTTTCTGCTTTCCGTCGCTTGGCACCAGCGCACCCATATCCAGTTACCGGGGAAAGCTGGCAGGCACCCACGAGACAGAGGAAACCGATGATATCGGCTATGGCGCGACCTCTGCCCAGGCCCATTACCTCATTTTTCCCGTGTGGGAGATGATGGATATGTTTATCGACATCCTCTGCAAAACGGTCGGCACCGGCATGGACATTGGATACCTCACTGAAGTGGACCCGTTTTGGAACGAGGACAAAATGAGCGTCCTTATGCGGCCCGAAACTATCCTGTTCGCCAATCCTCTGGCCCAGATTTCATGCCTGGCTGATTCCATTGCCGCCAACCTTGGCCGCCCACTTGACCCTATGTTCTGGTGCATGGGCAGCTGGGGCGCAACATATCCCATGACCTCAGTGATCAGCAATCCTGACAGCACCGCAGGGAACGCTGCCCTCGCCGGTCGCTTGATCGCCAATCTCAGTCGCCACGGCATGATTAATGACGGCAACGTGTACCTATGCGCCGATATGCCCACACCCATCTGGATCAAGTCCAACTACCGACTGACGATCTCCCGCCCACAGAAAAGCAACATGGCTATCCCTATAGGGCGAAGCACACTAATTTGGGGCCACTTTAAAAACCCAGGAATTCCGGGTGCTTCACGAGGACCCGATAATTTCATCTGGCCACTGTTCAGCAGGCAATCCTGCTGTGCCAGCTATTAA
- a CDS encoding conjugal transfer protein TraF, which translates to MLKLLTLICTMAAVVLSGQAAALELPNPKRGFWWGERAQEEQPVTEETADKAPDLPAPPLRLSDFTPEELWTMPPSEFSELVEKFSHQAIQFPTEENAYAYLALNDISRRKALEFTNITSFVSQRYPEFSPGYDHPTNVPGRQSLLARQAQERQDVISSAANEFGLLYFHDPSCSACVAQEGILQFFNRKYPSWGIRPVNIRMEPYAAAQFGVQRTPTIIAVHLQSDEWLPVTNGAESLDNIEERLFWTIRYLRGETNPQNFGDFQYQQQRDQNRNHDLFERYQYIQNQSSRSNP; encoded by the coding sequence ATGCTTAAACTCTTGACACTTATATGCACTATGGCGGCGGTTGTCCTGTCTGGCCAGGCAGCCGCGCTGGAGCTACCGAACCCCAAGCGCGGATTTTGGTGGGGAGAGAGGGCCCAGGAAGAGCAGCCGGTAACTGAAGAGACTGCGGACAAAGCCCCGGATCTCCCAGCCCCGCCGTTGCGCCTGAGTGACTTCACTCCAGAAGAACTCTGGACTATGCCGCCAAGCGAGTTCAGCGAGCTGGTGGAGAAATTCAGTCACCAGGCCATTCAATTCCCGACTGAGGAGAACGCCTACGCCTATCTGGCGCTCAACGACATCTCCAGGCGCAAGGCACTGGAGTTTACGAACATCACCAGCTTCGTCTCTCAACGCTATCCAGAGTTCTCACCCGGCTACGACCACCCAACCAACGTACCAGGCAGGCAAAGCCTGCTGGCACGGCAGGCCCAGGAGCGGCAGGATGTAATCAGTTCAGCGGCCAATGAATTTGGCCTGCTGTACTTCCACGATCCAAGCTGCAGCGCCTGTGTGGCTCAGGAAGGCATCCTGCAGTTCTTCAATCGCAAGTACCCATCCTGGGGCATCAGGCCGGTCAATATCAGAATGGAGCCTTATGCAGCCGCTCAGTTTGGAGTGCAGCGCACACCAACAATTATCGCAGTGCATCTGCAAAGCGACGAATGGCTCCCGGTCACCAACGGTGCCGAATCACTTGACAATATTGAGGAGCGCTTGTTCTGGACTATTCGCTATCTACGAGGCGAGACCAACCCGCAAAACTTCGGAGATTTCCAGTATCAGCAGCAGCGAGACCAGAACAGAAACCATGATCTCTTCGAGCGCTATCAATATATTCAGAACCAATCTTCAAGGAGCAACCCATGA
- a CDS encoding conjugal transfer protein TraH codes for MKLKSLIIASLIATAPVVASAQSIDSWYDQKTRYGRQSISGETRTYHTAGSASYRISPQSNYLMSIQPPRIQSGCGGIDIFMGSASFLNRNFLVERFEGMLQAAPYVMMDIAVNALNQQLGGAVSRAQSIIDRLNQLQFDECSSSKVMVTQVMGMSGALGDRREEIEGDAIREWGVRSGTAGFMHGITRDWGALRDEFTTTTHQDLLAGCTDIFKDVFQPGSMIDNVLYAFYGASVAVYADIIRGLVGDVRILDIHSGGVPTGNLQARAILPCQPADSADLRTIAFGNIQIQEFPEYECKLPADSRSRIHEYVGSLLSDLTASLRSYNNHSLTADQQAMLQVITIPVIETVRTAIEEELEDDVIRRLAELISLNLAYQMIYNFHTIATAAINEAEDVLKAERGAKPGELTFTCRYDIFDEGFSSLLELRDNSKSMITHLAAQYSEIEHTTVEAVDRLYRLSEIRRENAETGSLPVSTRNEE; via the coding sequence ATGAAGCTCAAATCACTCATAATCGCATCTCTTATAGCCACTGCCCCAGTAGTGGCATCCGCCCAATCTATTGACTCCTGGTATGACCAGAAGACCCGGTATGGCAGGCAAAGTATTTCTGGCGAAACCCGCACCTACCACACTGCTGGCAGCGCCAGCTACCGCATATCACCCCAAAGCAACTATCTTATGAGCATCCAGCCGCCACGCATTCAGTCAGGTTGCGGTGGAATAGATATCTTCATGGGTAGCGCTTCATTCCTCAACCGAAATTTTCTTGTAGAACGATTTGAGGGCATGCTGCAAGCGGCTCCATATGTGATGATGGATATAGCCGTTAATGCTCTCAATCAACAGCTCGGCGGAGCTGTCAGCCGCGCACAATCTATCATCGACCGCCTGAACCAACTGCAATTTGATGAGTGCTCATCTTCAAAGGTCATGGTGACCCAGGTCATGGGCATGAGTGGTGCCCTCGGCGACAGGCGAGAAGAAATCGAGGGCGACGCCATCAGGGAGTGGGGCGTTCGCTCTGGTACTGCAGGGTTCATGCACGGCATCACACGCGACTGGGGTGCTTTACGCGATGAGTTCACCACAACAACGCACCAGGACTTGCTGGCTGGTTGTACCGATATCTTCAAAGACGTTTTCCAGCCAGGATCAATGATCGACAACGTGCTCTATGCATTCTATGGAGCCTCAGTAGCCGTCTATGCTGACATTATTCGGGGCCTTGTGGGCGATGTGAGGATTTTGGATATTCACTCAGGTGGAGTGCCAACTGGTAACCTTCAAGCCCGCGCAATCCTGCCTTGCCAGCCCGCAGATAGTGCTGACCTGCGCACTATCGCTTTTGGGAACATTCAGATTCAGGAGTTCCCAGAGTATGAATGCAAACTGCCCGCAGATAGTCGATCACGAATTCACGAGTATGTCGGAAGTCTTCTCAGTGATCTGACCGCCTCACTAAGGAGCTATAACAACCACAGCCTCACTGCTGACCAGCAGGCAATGCTCCAAGTCATCACCATTCCCGTCATCGAAACTGTTCGTACAGCCATCGAGGAAGAGCTTGAAGATGATGTAATCAGAAGGCTCGCCGAACTAATCTCCCTGAACCTCGCCTACCAGATGATCTACAACTTTCACACTATTGCAACCGCAGCAATCAATGAGGCCGAAGATGTGCTGAAGGCAGAGCGTGGCGCAAAACCAGGTGAGCTGACTTTTACTTGCCGCTACGACATCTTTGATGAGGGCTTCAGTTCTTTGCTTGAGCTCAGGGATAACTCAAAAAGCATGATCACTCACCTGGCAGCCCAATACTCCGAAATCGAACACACTACAGTCGAAGCAGTAGATCGCCTTTACCGCCTCAGTGAAATTCGCCGTGAGAACGCGGAAACAGGCTCATTACCCGTAAGCACGAGAAATGAGGAGTAA
- a CDS encoding conjugal transfer protein TraG N-terminal domain-containing protein, with translation MEITIYGGFNTVTGIMQQIALFFSDSSLPMVFIAMFVAGVLGAGINEFYSGIQRGKSTIVAALITCLLGLALSKVFIFNTGNLVIYDRTSNQHAIISDVPDGLRIMYRLFNTLENFFVERWYTASHHPALDYRDNANGIGFDMFLNASKVGGIPNDPLINRSLQRYWTDCVTFALKVPASNLTMAEMMHGDAPGGLIASFGKAQHPMLQTQFYQSNDTHKSGTWMSCRDSWDNIRPYITNPANFTQSRDRICASAGVDINDPLQLQSCEQKINQHIQFISNGQVTGGLGHFNALMNLARSTFEVTKIGGDHAINRFIQQDFTVKGIGAIMGSSGYMGEARYAMFAIVGAMSCVLMLLWPTPVFGKAFAGIIYLWGFIFFWAIGDAIAHKIAVDRAFDLYAELRATGGTIGINTLFHIPSETAKALGVFGQMRAYSMLVATIITGFLFKVSSPGMAQLGSRIGGAMSDIGSSAAERMMTPGGYNSTIESTKMGQGHLQQSLYNTGHGYDEYSNAEANRVGKDFGQNFIQSDVAEALDKQGLLPNNIPGGNMAALGAAGGSTFRIAADGGVADGAINPDTSKLSTMMITKAGTENPDGTFTGVEKHGTPDLGYLQVSAGTATQQAARDTYQQMDQNQQAAARAYTESTSTLDSQRQNFDETVRNSDVYSRQDREALAHVQAQQGTLATGLAKKISDSTGMDYKDAQSIARALTASVTASASVGTPGGSISPVKAKLEAALKAEGRSLDEETITRALNSLESDDWSKVRSFQETQSQTYSGLAEKATSSSDENAIAAARGLVHSLDTQRQASEAFTESNTRLSAAGQVLERAETDSTSRNSNLSAVVLDRLKQTYGDGAADTLLREANTSGNAAARAKVDEVAAQVAQQEIKTEFDRTLGKKMADVQSTTANIEPPKSQAEVADGYENRNYESGVPKSDRNNLVMPPLPDGTPPISDENPTGHLVPAAQINAAAAQGSGDFNDQTYTATHTPGSGKEEIKEKEEYMRTRGVHYNNNPKGKVTDEQRHEANSAAPIRGFRHNRSD, from the coding sequence ATGGAAATTACTATCTACGGTGGATTTAACACCGTTACCGGCATTATGCAGCAAATTGCCTTATTCTTCTCAGATTCGTCCTTACCGATGGTATTTATTGCCATGTTTGTAGCCGGTGTCCTGGGCGCAGGGATTAACGAATTCTATTCAGGTATCCAAAGGGGCAAGTCCACGATAGTGGCCGCCCTGATTACCTGTTTGCTCGGCCTGGCCTTATCCAAGGTCTTTATCTTCAACACGGGCAACCTGGTGATTTATGACCGCACCTCCAATCAGCATGCTATAATTAGTGATGTGCCTGATGGTCTGCGGATCATGTACCGGCTCTTCAACACCCTGGAAAACTTCTTTGTTGAGCGCTGGTACACTGCCAGCCATCACCCAGCCCTTGACTACCGCGACAACGCCAATGGCATCGGGTTTGACATGTTTCTGAACGCTTCCAAGGTAGGCGGCATCCCCAATGACCCACTTATTAACCGCTCATTGCAGCGCTACTGGACAGATTGCGTGACCTTTGCCCTGAAGGTTCCGGCCAGCAACCTCACTATGGCCGAGATGATGCACGGCGATGCCCCTGGCGGCCTGATCGCATCATTCGGTAAAGCGCAGCACCCAATGCTCCAGACCCAGTTCTATCAATCCAACGATACCCATAAAAGCGGCACCTGGATGAGCTGCAGGGATAGTTGGGACAACATCAGGCCATATATCACCAATCCGGCAAACTTTACCCAAAGCCGGGACAGGATATGCGCATCAGCTGGAGTTGATATCAACGACCCGTTGCAACTGCAAAGCTGTGAGCAAAAAATCAACCAGCACATTCAGTTCATCTCCAATGGCCAGGTCACAGGCGGTCTTGGCCACTTCAACGCGCTGATGAATCTGGCCAGATCAACTTTCGAAGTCACGAAAATCGGTGGCGACCATGCTATTAACCGATTTATCCAGCAAGATTTCACGGTCAAGGGAATCGGCGCAATCATGGGCTCATCAGGTTACATGGGCGAAGCTCGCTACGCCATGTTTGCTATCGTTGGGGCGATGTCGTGTGTATTGATGCTCCTGTGGCCGACACCTGTATTTGGGAAGGCCTTTGCAGGGATCATCTACCTGTGGGGGTTCATATTCTTCTGGGCAATTGGTGATGCTATTGCCCATAAAATTGCTGTTGACCGGGCATTTGACCTGTACGCAGAACTCCGGGCTACTGGCGGCACTATTGGAATAAACACCCTCTTTCATATCCCCAGCGAGACCGCAAAGGCGCTTGGGGTGTTCGGCCAAATGCGGGCCTACTCAATGCTGGTCGCCACAATCATCACTGGATTCCTCTTCAAGGTATCAAGCCCAGGCATGGCCCAGCTTGGCAGCCGCATAGGTGGTGCGATGTCTGATATTGGCAGCTCGGCAGCTGAAAGGATGATGACACCAGGTGGGTACAATTCCACCATTGAGAGCACTAAAATGGGACAGGGCCATCTGCAGCAGTCGCTTTATAATACAGGGCATGGCTATGACGAGTATTCTAATGCGGAAGCGAATAGAGTTGGAAAAGACTTTGGCCAAAACTTCATCCAGTCTGATGTCGCGGAGGCCCTTGATAAACAGGGACTGCTCCCCAATAACATTCCAGGAGGAAACATGGCGGCACTAGGTGCTGCCGGTGGCAGCACATTCAGGATTGCGGCTGACGGCGGAGTTGCGGATGGTGCGATTAATCCAGATACGAGCAAACTCTCAACGATGATGATAACGAAAGCAGGTACCGAGAATCCTGATGGAACATTCACAGGCGTTGAAAAACACGGCACCCCAGACCTTGGTTACCTCCAGGTATCCGCAGGCACTGCCACACAACAGGCAGCGCGTGACACCTACCAGCAGATGGATCAGAATCAGCAGGCCGCGGCCCGAGCATACACCGAAAGCACCAGCACACTTGATAGCCAACGGCAGAACTTTGATGAAACCGTGAGAAATTCGGATGTATACAGTCGGCAGGATCGGGAAGCGCTGGCGCATGTACAAGCGCAACAGGGAACACTCGCGACAGGACTTGCCAAAAAAATATCTGATAGCACAGGGATGGACTACAAAGATGCTCAATCAATTGCAAGAGCACTTACTGCCTCAGTTACTGCCAGTGCAAGTGTTGGTACCCCTGGTGGAAGTATCTCTCCTGTAAAAGCGAAGCTGGAAGCCGCGCTTAAAGCCGAAGGCAGGTCACTTGATGAAGAAACTATCACTCGCGCCCTTAACTCTCTTGAATCTGACGACTGGAGCAAAGTCAGGAGCTTCCAGGAAACCCAATCCCAAACGTACAGTGGGCTTGCTGAAAAAGCCACCAGCTCATCTGACGAAAACGCCATCGCTGCTGCGCGTGGGCTGGTTCACAGCCTTGACACCCAGCGTCAAGCATCTGAAGCATTCACAGAGTCCAATACCCGCCTGTCTGCCGCCGGGCAAGTCTTGGAGCGTGCAGAAACAGACTCAACATCCAGAAACAGTAACTTGTCTGCAGTGGTTCTTGACAGGCTCAAACAGACCTATGGGGATGGCGCTGCTGACACTCTCCTGCGCGAAGCAAACACCAGTGGAAACGCGGCAGCTCGCGCCAAGGTGGATGAGGTAGCTGCTCAGGTAGCCCAGCAGGAGATCAAGACAGAGTTTGACAGAACACTGGGCAAAAAGATGGCAGATGTGCAGAGCACTACCGCGAACATCGAACCTCCTAAGTCCCAGGCTGAGGTTGCCGACGGGTACGAAAATCGAAACTATGAATCCGGAGTGCCAAAGTCCGATAGGAACAACCTGGTTATGCCCCCTCTGCCAGATGGCACTCCACCAATATCCGATGAAAACCCAACTGGCCACCTTGTCCCTGCAGCCCAGATCAATGCGGCTGCAGCACAAGGTTCTGGTGATTTTAACGATCAAACGTACACAGCCACCCATACACCAGGATCAGGAAAAGAGGAGATAAAGGAAAAAGAGGAATATATGAGAACAAGGGGAGTTCATTATAATAATAACCCAAAGGGCAAAGTAACAGATGAGCAGCGGCACGAAGCAAACTCTGCAGCCCCGATAAGAGGCTTCAGACATAACCGCTCAGACTGA
- a CDS encoding DUF2726 domain-containing protein, with translation MRALLIATTLAGIFFISGCGEAPYQNNYKRTSGYSTQQTPTYPKQTSNTPQQQLAIARNGNYFRKNILNNEERKLYWALVHKLKGKKLTIIPQVSLGEVIGSKIDSEFYAINSKRCDFCIVDQDTFLPLFAIEYYGDGRNYGLNSGSNNIRDAIKQTALEIAGVTYIIVRPQDLSDIDSFIDREILGRI, from the coding sequence ATGAGAGCCCTTCTTATAGCCACTACCCTGGCTGGTATTTTCTTCATTTCTGGTTGCGGAGAAGCGCCTTATCAAAACAACTATAAGCGCACATCAGGGTACTCCACTCAGCAAACCCCAACCTACCCAAAGCAAACAAGTAATACACCCCAGCAGCAATTGGCAATTGCACGCAATGGTAACTATTTCAGGAAAAATATCCTTAATAATGAAGAGAGGAAGTTATACTGGGCTCTTGTTCATAAATTAAAAGGCAAAAAACTCACTATCATACCCCAGGTAAGCCTCGGTGAAGTAATTGGCTCCAAGATTGACAGTGAATTTTACGCTATTAACTCCAAGCGCTGCGATTTTTGCATTGTCGATCAAGACACGTTTTTACCGTTGTTCGCCATTGAATACTACGGTGATGGCCGCAACTACGGCTTAAACAGCGGGAGCAATAATATACGAGATGCAATCAAACAAACTGCCCTGGAGATAGCAGGGGTAACCTACATAATAGTTAGACCGCAAGACCTGAGTGATATTGATTCGTTTATAGACAGAGAAATTCTTGGCCGTATCTGA
- a CDS encoding BRO family protein, whose protein sequence is MKVTFNEHSYCGLRLRVIALDGQVWFLGRDIAKALEYQTAKDIVRSLDDDENWCRKLSPEGRMPMLCVSLRGLYVKLATSHSKKFIATRRFIRWAEKELLPLYRDQLCSGSASEKNAGASLDSGESGSKRLIDFDKLARESFERHLDEREAIESRCEMDSERSGEGIQRAGQDSEAPMVFHFGECEVRTVILDEQVWFVASDIAKALDFKHAPHMVRMLDDDEKGVHNVDTSSQNRHGAISRQVELTIINESGLYNAILKSRKPEAKKFRRWVTSEVLPAIRKHGKYEHALAGQKRVPHSEAPASSSLERDFPIAPQRVLLGGIEEEFYDAQELYDLIGYKEVFSSWWKRRCADLSLMEGRDFIWFNAWSGLRVMLSYNASRAVVEASRLPEAVKYYRYFNITHPDSQDLFIGPGKVTEKLTGQGKTRQDYEKELEVHRLALDMVRNHVRERVREGIENYGVQIHGALTNFKTKIAALEGRVSTLESGGEDLRGRVVRLEDHFARLEQSAIANSAVQREHSAFTELSRKIDSMMQKLN, encoded by the coding sequence ATGAAAGTCACCTTTAATGAGCATAGCTATTGTGGGCTGCGTCTCAGGGTTATTGCCCTCGATGGACAGGTGTGGTTTTTGGGCCGGGATATTGCCAAGGCGCTGGAATATCAGACTGCCAAAGATATAGTGCGGAGCCTGGATGATGATGAAAATTGGTGCAGAAAACTCAGCCCAGAAGGCCGTATGCCAATGCTCTGTGTTAGCCTTAGAGGGCTCTATGTCAAGCTCGCAACCTCCCACTCAAAAAAATTTATAGCCACTCGCCGATTTATCCGCTGGGCAGAAAAAGAACTCCTCCCGCTTTACCGCGATCAGCTGTGCTCAGGCAGTGCCAGTGAGAAAAATGCGGGAGCATCTCTTGATTCAGGTGAATCCGGATCAAAGCGACTGATTGACTTTGACAAGCTGGCACGGGAGTCCTTCGAGAGGCATCTTGATGAACGGGAAGCTATAGAGTCGCGCTGTGAGATGGATAGCGAGAGGAGCGGCGAAGGAATCCAGAGGGCTGGCCAGGATAGCGAAGCGCCCATGGTGTTCCATTTTGGAGAGTGTGAGGTGCGCACGGTGATTCTGGATGAGCAGGTATGGTTCGTGGCCAGTGATATTGCCAAGGCGCTTGACTTCAAGCATGCACCTCATATGGTTCGCATGTTGGATGATGATGAAAAGGGTGTCCACAATGTGGACACATCTAGCCAAAACCGTCATGGAGCCATTTCGCGGCAGGTAGAGTTGACGATAATCAACGAGTCAGGACTTTACAATGCCATCCTGAAAAGTCGCAAACCAGAGGCAAAGAAATTCCGGCGCTGGGTGACCTCGGAGGTTCTTCCGGCCATTCGGAAACATGGGAAGTATGAGCATGCCCTGGCTGGCCAGAAAAGGGTACCGCATTCTGAAGCGCCTGCATCTTCCTCCTTGGAGAGGGATTTTCCAATAGCGCCACAAAGGGTGCTGCTTGGTGGTATTGAGGAAGAGTTTTATGACGCTCAGGAGTTGTATGATCTGATCGGGTACAAGGAAGTGTTCAGTAGTTGGTGGAAGCGACGCTGCGCTGATCTTTCCCTTATGGAGGGTAGAGATTTTATCTGGTTTAATGCCTGGTCAGGATTGCGGGTAATGCTGTCCTATAACGCCAGCCGGGCAGTGGTAGAGGCCAGCAGATTACCAGAGGCCGTGAAGTATTATAGGTACTTCAATATCACCCACCCGGATTCCCAGGACTTGTTTATTGGGCCTGGAAAAGTCACTGAGAAGTTGACTGGTCAGGGTAAAACCCGCCAGGACTACGAAAAAGAATTGGAGGTTCATCGTCTTGCCCTTGATATGGTGAGAAATCATGTACGAGAAAGGGTTCGGGAGGGTATTGAGAACTATGGCGTGCAGATTCACGGAGCACTGACAAATTTCAAGACCAAGATCGCTGCTCTTGAAGGGCGGGTTTCAACTCTTGAGTCTGGTGGTGAGGACCTGCGTGGTAGAGTTGTGCGCCTGGAAGATCATTTCGCCAGGCTTGAGCAGAGCGCCATAGCGAACTCAGCGGTGCAACGGGAGCATTCAGCGTTTACTGAGCTATCTAGGAAGATTGACTCAATGATGCAGAAGCTAAACTAA
- a CDS encoding ISL3 family transposase: MNDLQESNSIHLPEYEVLGCKTTDDEMHFQVDAPDPIACEECGVQGEFVRFGKRDVPYRDLPIHGKRVTLWVVRRRYTCRACKTTFRPQLPEMVDGFRMTLRLHEYVEKESFNHPYTFVAAQTGLDEKTVRDIFNARAEFLGRWHRFETPRILGIDELYLNKRYRCILTNIEERTLLDLLATRRQDVVTNYLMKLKDRQKVEIVSMDMWNPYRAAVKSVLPQARIVVDKFHVVRMANDALEKVRKGLRKDLKPAQSRTLKGDRKILLKRAHEVSDREWLIMETWTGAFPQLRAAYEHKERFYGIWDASTRVQAEAALDDWIDTIPKGQKEVWSDLVRAVGNWREEIMTYFETDMPVTNAYTESINRLAKDKNREGRGYSFEVMRARMLYTTKHKKKAPTAKVSPFYKKTIGYGLPDFLEELNYGVDLSTI, encoded by the coding sequence ATGAACGATTTACAAGAAAGTAACAGCATACATTTGCCAGAGTATGAGGTGCTTGGCTGCAAAACAACCGACGACGAAATGCACTTCCAAGTGGACGCGCCCGATCCCATTGCCTGCGAAGAATGCGGAGTGCAGGGTGAGTTCGTGCGGTTCGGCAAGCGTGATGTTCCCTATCGTGATCTGCCCATCCACGGCAAGCGGGTCACCCTCTGGGTAGTCCGACGCCGGTACACCTGCCGGGCCTGCAAGACCACCTTCAGGCCCCAGCTACCGGAGATGGTGGACGGTTTCCGCATGACGTTGCGTCTGCATGAATACGTGGAGAAGGAATCTTTCAATCACCCCTACACCTTCGTAGCGGCACAGACCGGTCTAGACGAGAAGACGGTACGCGACATCTTCAACGCCCGCGCCGAGTTCCTGGGGCGCTGGCACCGCTTCGAGACACCCCGCATTTTGGGTATCGACGAGCTGTACCTGAACAAGCGCTACCGCTGCATTCTGACCAACATCGAGGAGCGAACCCTGCTCGACCTGCTGGCTACACGCCGACAGGATGTGGTAACCAACTACCTAATGAAGCTGAAAGACCGACAAAAGGTCGAGATCGTCAGCATGGACATGTGGAACCCCTACCGGGCAGCGGTCAAGTCCGTGCTGCCACAGGCCCGCATTGTGGTCGATAAGTTCCATGTGGTGCGTATGGCCAACGATGCCTTGGAGAAGGTGCGTAAGGGTCTCAGAAAGGATCTGAAACCCGCCCAAAGCCGAACCCTCAAGGGAGACCGGAAAATCCTGCTGAAACGTGCTCACGAAGTCTCAGACCGGGAGTGGTTAATCATGGAAACATGGACGGGTGCATTCCCGCAGCTGCGAGCCGCATACGAACACAAGGAGCGTTTCTACGGTATTTGGGACGCCTCCACACGGGTACAGGCAGAGGCCGCCCTGGACGACTGGATAGACACCATCCCCAAGGGCCAGAAGGAAGTCTGGAGCGATCTGGTCAGGGCTGTGGGCAACTGGCGCGAAGAGATCATGACCTACTTTGAGACAGACATGCCCGTCACTAACGCTTACACTGAGTCGATCAACCGATTGGCCAAGGACAAGAACCGTGAAGGACGTGGTTACTCCTTCGAGGTGATGCGGGCACGAATGCTCTACACCACCAAGCACAAGAAGAAGGCCCCGACTGCGAAGGTCTCTCCGTTCTACAAGAAAACCATCGGTTATGGACTGCCAGACTTCTTAGAGGAACTCAACTACGGGGTCGATCTATCAACCATCTGA